In Haliaeetus albicilla chromosome 14, bHalAlb1.1, whole genome shotgun sequence, one genomic interval encodes:
- the UCN3 gene encoding urocortin-3 — protein sequence MPHTRLLLLLALLCAAETSRALRLYNTASIFSCLNAALAEAQKSHPEENAILDKRSFDSPLPVEASEEEEEEEGDTVDEEMGKRTFPGEGHYKYVSQAQVKGKTYQNRAKSDRRTKVTLSLDVPTNIMNILFNIAKAKNLRAKAAANAHLMAQIGRRK from the coding sequence ATGCCCCACAccaggctgctgctcctcctcgcCCTCCTCTGTGCCGCCGAGACCAGCCGGGCTCTCCGCCTCTACAACACCGCCTCCATCTTCAGCTGCCTCAACGCAGCCCTCGCTGAAGCCCAGAAGAGCCACCCAGAAGAAAATGCCATCTTGGACAAGCGCAGCTTCGACTCCCCATTGCCAGTGGAGGCatctgaggaggaggaagaggaggagggggacaCAGTGGATGAAGAGATGGGGAAAAGGACGTTCCCGGGGGAAGGCCATTACAAATATGTCTCCCAGGCACAGGTGAAGGGGAAGACGTACCAAAACCGAGCCAAGAGCGACCGTCGCACCAAGGTCACCCTCTCCCTTGACGTCCCCACTAACATCATGAACATCCTCTTCAACATCGCCAAAGCCAAGAACTTGCGGGCAAAGGCCGCTGCCAATGCACACCTCATGGCCCAAATAGGGCGGCGAaagtga